One genomic window of Quadrisphaera setariae includes the following:
- a CDS encoding sugar ABC transporter ATP-binding protein, with protein MAQPATPTSTAATTPVVQMRGITIEFPGVRALDGVDLRLFPGEVHALMGENGAGKSTLIKALTGVYSIDAGQVLLDGEQVHLKDPGAAQAAGISTVYQEVNLCANLSVAENVMLGHEVRRGPFVDWRATRRAAREQLARLSLDVDPRSLLESHTIAVQQLVAIARAMVADAKVLILDEPTSSLDRAEVDELFRVVRQLRDSGVAVLFVSHFMDQVYAISDRMTVLRNGKLVEERLTRDLPRRDLISLMIGRSGDELAGVEETAKAAISLHEPGAQPLVSSSAVGRAGSVQPFDLDLYPGEIVGFAGLLGSGRTEAARLLCGADRPDTGRLEVDGAPARLATPLAALQRGLAYSTEDRKKEGIVGDLTVRENIALALQARRGAWRPIPAKELDDIVARYMTALNINPKNPNALIKNLSGGNQQKVLLARWLATDPRLLILDEPTRGIDVGAKAEIQKLVVELAQQGMSVVFISSELEEVLRLSQRVVVMRDRVKVAEVVNGDDVTTETVLATIAAEPTDGPAAPHTPSPRTSKEGAA; from the coding sequence ATGGCGCAGCCAGCCACCCCCACGAGCACCGCCGCCACCACCCCCGTCGTCCAGATGAGGGGCATCACCATCGAGTTCCCGGGCGTGCGCGCCCTCGACGGCGTCGACCTGCGCCTCTTCCCCGGCGAGGTGCACGCCCTCATGGGCGAGAACGGCGCCGGCAAGTCCACCCTCATCAAGGCCCTCACCGGCGTCTACTCCATCGACGCCGGCCAGGTGCTGCTCGACGGCGAGCAGGTGCACCTCAAGGACCCGGGCGCGGCGCAGGCCGCGGGCATCTCCACCGTGTACCAGGAGGTCAACCTCTGCGCGAACCTCTCGGTGGCCGAGAACGTCATGCTCGGCCACGAGGTCCGCCGTGGCCCGTTCGTCGACTGGCGCGCCACCCGGCGCGCGGCCCGCGAGCAGCTGGCCCGCCTCAGCCTCGACGTCGACCCGCGCTCCCTGCTGGAGTCGCACACCATCGCCGTCCAGCAGCTGGTGGCCATCGCACGCGCCATGGTGGCGGACGCCAAGGTGCTCATCCTGGACGAGCCGACCTCCAGCCTCGACCGCGCGGAGGTCGACGAGCTCTTCCGCGTGGTGCGCCAGCTGCGCGACTCCGGCGTCGCGGTGCTGTTCGTCTCCCACTTCATGGACCAGGTCTACGCGATCTCCGACCGCATGACGGTGCTGCGCAACGGCAAGCTCGTCGAGGAGCGCCTCACCCGCGACCTGCCCCGGCGCGACCTCATCTCCCTGATGATCGGGCGCTCCGGTGACGAGCTGGCCGGCGTGGAGGAGACCGCCAAGGCCGCGATCTCCCTGCACGAACCCGGGGCCCAGCCCCTGGTCTCGAGCTCCGCGGTCGGCCGCGCCGGCTCCGTGCAGCCCTTCGACCTCGACCTGTACCCGGGTGAGATCGTCGGCTTCGCCGGCCTCCTCGGCTCCGGGCGCACGGAGGCCGCTCGGCTGCTGTGCGGGGCGGACCGCCCCGACACCGGGCGCCTCGAGGTGGACGGCGCTCCCGCGCGCCTGGCCACGCCGCTCGCGGCGCTGCAGCGCGGGCTGGCCTACTCCACCGAGGACCGCAAGAAGGAGGGCATCGTCGGTGACCTGACGGTCCGCGAGAACATCGCGCTCGCGCTCCAGGCGCGGCGCGGCGCGTGGCGGCCGATCCCGGCGAAGGAGCTCGATGACATCGTCGCGCGGTACATGACCGCGCTGAACATCAACCCGAAGAACCCCAACGCCCTCATCAAGAACCTCTCCGGCGGCAACCAGCAGAAGGTGCTGCTGGCGCGCTGGCTGGCCACCGACCCCCGTCTGCTCATCCTCGACGAGCCCACCCGCGGCATCGACGTCGGCGCCAAGGCGGAGATCCAGAAGCTGGTCGTCGAGCTGGCGCAGCAGGGGATGTCGGTGGTCTTCATCTCCTCCGAGCTGGAGGAGGTGCTGCGCCTGTCCCAGCGCGTCGTGGTCATGCGTGACCGCGTCAAGGTCGCTGAGGTGGTCAACGGGGACGACGTCACCACGGAGACCGTGCTGGCCACCATCGCCGCCGAGCCCACCGACGGGCCCGCCGCCCCGCACACCCCGTCTCCCCGGACCTCGAAGGAGGGGGCCGCATGA
- a CDS encoding ABC transporter permease: MSATPSGTVGWARRVVGHTLFWPTAALVALLVACAVASPGFLDITVREGALVGQPIDLLRNSVTPLLLALGMCLVIATGGIDLSVGAVMAISLAVSLTYLDGATDPTNPVTVATAVVLGLVLGVAVGAFNGTLVTVLGVQPFIATMILMVAGRGIAMLITKGQITTVTSPPFKALGAGSVLGLPQAVVIGAVVFALVALVVRRTALGVLLEAIGVNRESARLSGVRARSTTWTVYVLAGVLAALAGIIYGAPTMAADANNIGLFFELNAIVVVVLGGTKLDGGRFYLSGLVVGALLLTTIERAVIIFQLPSTTTNLFKAAVLIALCVAASPRARGWLASRRTASSGPRRPEAAATTTQPSSSPSGASTASSSRASSAPPRPSTTTREVGA; encoded by the coding sequence ATGAGCGCCACCCCGAGCGGCACCGTCGGCTGGGCCCGGCGCGTCGTGGGCCACACCCTGTTCTGGCCCACCGCGGCGCTGGTGGCGCTGCTCGTCGCCTGCGCCGTCGCCAGCCCCGGCTTCCTGGACATCACCGTCCGCGAAGGAGCGCTGGTCGGTCAGCCGATCGACCTGCTGCGCAACTCGGTGACACCGCTGCTGCTGGCCCTGGGCATGTGCCTGGTCATCGCGACCGGCGGCATCGACCTGTCCGTCGGCGCGGTGATGGCCATCTCGCTGGCCGTCTCCCTGACCTACCTCGACGGTGCGACCGACCCGACGAACCCCGTCACCGTGGCCACCGCTGTGGTGCTGGGCCTCGTCCTGGGCGTGGCCGTCGGAGCCTTCAACGGCACCCTCGTCACGGTGCTGGGTGTGCAGCCCTTCATCGCCACGATGATCCTCATGGTGGCCGGCCGCGGCATCGCCATGCTCATCACCAAGGGGCAGATCACCACCGTCACCAGCCCGCCGTTCAAGGCCCTCGGCGCCGGCTCCGTGCTGGGACTGCCCCAGGCGGTGGTGATCGGGGCCGTGGTGTTCGCGCTCGTAGCGCTCGTGGTCCGGCGCACCGCCCTGGGCGTGCTGCTGGAGGCCATCGGCGTCAACCGCGAGTCCGCACGGCTGTCGGGGGTGCGCGCCCGCAGCACCACCTGGACCGTCTACGTGCTGGCGGGCGTGCTGGCCGCCCTCGCGGGCATCATCTACGGCGCTCCCACCATGGCCGCGGACGCCAACAACATCGGCCTGTTCTTCGAGCTCAACGCCATCGTCGTGGTGGTGCTCGGCGGCACCAAGCTCGACGGCGGCAGGTTCTACCTGTCGGGCCTGGTGGTCGGCGCGCTGCTGCTCACCACGATCGAGCGAGCGGTGATCATCTTCCAGCTGCCCTCGACCACCACCAACCTGTTCAAGGCGGCGGTCCTCATCGCCCTGTGCGTCGCGGCGTCCCCGCGCGCCCGCGGCTGGCTCGCCAGCAGGCGCACGGCCAGCAGCGGGCCCCGTCGTCCCGAGGCCGCCGCCACCACCACCCAGCCGTCGTCGTCGCCCTCCGGCGCGTCCACGGCGTCGTCCTCGCGGGCGTCCTCGGCGCCGCCGCGACCGTCCACCACCACCAGGGAGGTGGGAGCGTGA
- a CDS encoding ABC transporter substrate-binding protein — translation MSAIAAGGLAISLAACGGSSTGDEGAQAGSGGDGAITVGYSQLGAESGWRTANTESVKQNLTADKGFKLTFVDAQQKQENQIKALRDFVAQDVDVIAFSPVVETGWDDVLQEIKDAGIPVVLVDRTVDTKVSDPFVTHIGSDFKAEGTKAGDWVKQNAPDAKIFELQGTLGSGAQVDREEGFDAVVGSQVIGKASGNFTRAEGRTATEAALQAYPDMTMIFTHNDDMGLGAVEAIEAAGKKPGTDIQIVSVDAVRDGLQALVDKKFNYVVECNPAFGDQLAELIKKVHAGEDVPKETVVEETTFDQTITQAQVDARPY, via the coding sequence ATGTCCGCGATCGCCGCGGGCGGTCTCGCCATCTCCCTCGCCGCCTGCGGCGGCAGCTCCACCGGCGACGAGGGCGCGCAGGCCGGCTCCGGCGGTGACGGCGCGATCACCGTGGGCTACTCCCAGCTGGGCGCCGAGAGCGGGTGGCGCACCGCCAACACCGAGTCGGTGAAGCAGAACCTCACGGCCGACAAGGGCTTCAAGCTCACGTTCGTCGACGCCCAGCAGAAGCAGGAGAACCAGATCAAGGCCCTGCGCGACTTCGTCGCCCAGGACGTCGACGTCATCGCCTTCTCCCCGGTCGTCGAGACCGGCTGGGACGACGTCCTGCAGGAGATCAAGGACGCGGGCATCCCCGTGGTGCTCGTCGACCGCACCGTCGACACCAAGGTCTCCGACCCCTTCGTCACCCACATCGGCTCCGACTTCAAGGCCGAGGGCACCAAGGCGGGCGACTGGGTCAAGCAGAACGCCCCCGACGCCAAGATCTTCGAGCTGCAGGGCACGCTCGGGTCCGGCGCCCAGGTGGACCGCGAGGAGGGCTTCGACGCTGTCGTCGGCAGCCAGGTCATCGGCAAGGCCAGCGGCAACTTCACCCGCGCCGAGGGCCGCACGGCCACCGAGGCCGCGCTGCAGGCCTACCCCGACATGACCATGATCTTCACCCACAACGACGACATGGGGCTGGGCGCCGTCGAGGCGATCGAGGCCGCCGGCAAGAAGCCCGGCACCGACATCCAGATCGTCTCCGTGGACGCCGTCCGCGACGGCCTGCAGGCCCTCGTGGACAAGAAGTTCAACTACGTCGTGGAGTGCAACCCGGCCTTCGGCGACCAGCTCGCCGAGCTCATCAAGAAGGTGCACGCCGGCGAGGACGTGCCGAAGGAGACCGTCGTCGAGGAGACGACGTTCGACCAGACCATCACCCAGGCCCAGGTCGACGCCCGCCCCTACTGA
- a CDS encoding ABC transporter permease subunit — MKLRRLDARYLPVAGTLVTLVVLLVVGQARYSTPRQDFISMKLVSNLLIDNSFLLVLAVGMTFVILAGGIDLSVGAVVALVGLTVAQLFIAGWPAPVVVVAGVLVGTACGTIIGVLVQYFDVQPFIASLAVLFLARGAATVLGTRSLPIDDPTFSALASWSIRFGEGRTSWRITASILIALAVLAIAYLVLHHTRFGRTVYGLGAADRGNAVNLMGLRADRTRVWVYVISGTCAGVAGILFALYTKSGYNLTGVGMELDAIAAVVIGGTLLTGGYGYVLGTGAGVLVYGLIQVLNSREGLESWWTRVAIGAVLLAFVVLQRVIAVRRRPAARAVDAKAPPAPVPAA, encoded by the coding sequence GTGAAGCTCCGCCGGCTCGACGCCCGGTACCTGCCCGTCGCAGGGACGCTGGTCACCCTGGTGGTGCTGCTGGTGGTGGGCCAGGCCCGCTACAGCACGCCCCGCCAGGACTTCATCTCGATGAAGCTGGTCTCCAACCTCCTCATCGACAACTCGTTCCTGCTGGTGCTGGCGGTCGGGATGACCTTCGTCATCCTCGCCGGTGGCATCGACCTGTCGGTCGGAGCGGTGGTGGCGCTCGTCGGCCTCACGGTCGCCCAGCTGTTCATCGCCGGGTGGCCGGCCCCCGTCGTCGTCGTCGCCGGGGTCCTGGTCGGCACGGCCTGCGGGACGATCATCGGTGTGCTGGTGCAGTACTTCGACGTGCAACCGTTCATCGCCAGCCTGGCGGTGCTCTTCCTCGCCCGCGGCGCGGCCACGGTGCTCGGGACCCGGTCGCTGCCCATCGACGACCCGACCTTCTCGGCGCTGGCCTCGTGGAGCATCAGGTTCGGGGAGGGGCGCACGTCCTGGCGCATCACCGCGAGCATCCTCATCGCGCTCGCGGTGCTGGCCATCGCCTACCTCGTGCTCCACCACACCCGCTTCGGGCGCACCGTCTACGGCCTGGGCGCCGCGGACCGCGGGAACGCCGTCAACCTCATGGGCCTGCGCGCCGACCGCACCCGCGTGTGGGTCTACGTCATCAGCGGCACCTGCGCCGGCGTGGCCGGCATCCTCTTCGCGCTCTACACGAAGTCCGGCTACAACCTCACCGGCGTGGGCATGGAGCTCGACGCCATCGCCGCGGTGGTCATCGGCGGCACGCTCCTCACCGGCGGCTACGGCTACGTGCTGGGCACCGGTGCCGGCGTGCTGGTGTACGGCCTCATCCAGGTGCTCAACTCCCGCGAGGGGCTGGAGTCGTGGTGGACCCGCGTGGCCATCGGCGCGGTGCTGCTGGCCTTCGTCGTCCTCCAGCGGGTCATCGCCGTGCGCCGCCGTCCCGCGGCCCGCGCCGTGGACGCCAAGGCCCCCCCTGCTCCGGTGCCAGCGGCCTGA
- a CDS encoding LacI family DNA-binding transcriptional regulator, whose translation MSALIHPPLPPGRTPSITDVAARAGVSIQTVSRVLNSAPKVAAGTRQRVLEAITELGYRRNPAARALATGRGGLVGVLTSSSALYGPASITAALGLAATEAGVHLAVEHVVDFDVESVRHGLSRLVDQYAAAVVLVAPVREAYEALAGAHPLVPVPVLAVSSGGVGAVEVSVDQRAGARLAVQHLLDLGHETVWHVRGPQGWYEADQREEGWREVLQAAGREVPPVLEGAWSADSGYRAGELLARVPEVTAVFAANDSSALGLVRALAERGRSVPDDVSVVGFDDVPESAHFLPPLTTVRQEFSELGRAALQQVLRMVDRGSAADDDGGESVAGSVQLQPELVVRRSSTAPRR comes from the coding sequence GTGAGCGCTCTCATCCACCCGCCGCTGCCGCCGGGTCGGACCCCGTCCATCACTGACGTGGCCGCGCGGGCCGGCGTCTCCATCCAGACCGTCTCGCGGGTGCTGAACTCGGCGCCCAAGGTGGCCGCCGGGACGCGGCAGCGGGTGCTGGAGGCCATCACCGAGCTCGGCTACCGCCGCAACCCCGCCGCGCGCGCCCTCGCCACCGGCCGCGGTGGCCTGGTGGGCGTGCTGACCTCCAGCTCGGCCCTGTACGGACCGGCGTCCATCACCGCCGCCCTGGGGCTGGCGGCCACCGAGGCGGGCGTGCACCTGGCGGTGGAGCACGTGGTCGACTTCGACGTCGAGTCCGTGCGGCACGGCCTGTCGCGGCTCGTGGACCAGTACGCCGCTGCCGTGGTGCTGGTGGCCCCGGTGCGGGAGGCCTACGAGGCGCTCGCGGGTGCGCACCCGCTGGTGCCGGTGCCGGTGCTGGCCGTCAGCAGCGGCGGGGTGGGGGCCGTGGAGGTCTCCGTGGATCAGCGCGCCGGGGCTCGCCTGGCGGTGCAGCACCTGCTGGACCTGGGTCACGAGACGGTGTGGCACGTGCGCGGCCCGCAGGGCTGGTACGAGGCCGACCAGCGCGAGGAGGGCTGGCGAGAGGTGCTGCAGGCGGCGGGCCGGGAGGTGCCGCCGGTGCTGGAGGGCGCCTGGTCAGCGGACTCCGGCTACCGCGCAGGGGAGCTGCTGGCGCGGGTGCCGGAGGTGACGGCGGTCTTCGCCGCCAACGACTCCTCGGCCCTCGGGCTGGTGCGGGCGCTCGCCGAGCGCGGCCGCAGCGTGCCCGACGACGTCAGCGTGGTGGGCTTCGACGACGTGCCCGAGAGCGCCCACTTCCTGCCTCCGCTGACCACCGTGCGCCAGGAGTTCTCCGAGCTGGGACGCGCCGCGCTGCAGCAGGTGCTCCGCATGGTCGACCGCGGAAGCGCCGCTGACGACGACGGCGGGGAGTCGGTCGCGGGATCGGTCCAGCTGCAGCCGGAGCTCGTCGTGCGCAGGAGCAGCACCGCACCACGCCGGTGA
- a CDS encoding putative bifunctional diguanylate cyclase/phosphodiesterase, translating to MLHPRTTASRGPRGARAWRSSSPALSGRVWDQRHRTVTGGLALLVLALAAWPAAGLPVSDAFAPRAHLVALGLLCACLLVAVLRWRALSEPVARGVRSVAASVGCFGAACLATAVTGGSSEAHFLFFILVPLVALYETVLPFAVAVALVVVEHGVVGTLHPEAVFGHHHTAHDVWSAAALHGGLFALGCAGSLMAWGGARAARRRASAVVAELSHRACHDELTGLPNRSGLAQALERALTEDARELAVVVVDLDRFKEINDTLGHDVGDQLLQGVSRIGLDVVGDRGLLARLGGDEFALVLPGTGGEAARAVAEQLREQVRERATAAGIALDLDLSAGVAVHPARTAGGLPSREDPRATSRELLRHADIAMYAAKRAGGGAVTYDASVHDHHSALRLELARELRTAVAQREQLVLHYQPQVSLSSGRDDGRDPSRAVLTGVEALVRWQHPTHGFLPPCEFLPLLEQTDLAHPFTALVIDTALDQAQRWHLAGYEVPVAVNASAQCFTHPGFVEQVARALHRRALPARLLRVEITEEALVVDPGRAATVISDLRGLGVSTSIDDFGTGYSSLSYLRRLPVDELKLDRSFVTGLGADGPGVPGAPAGEPRGDEVLVASVVDLAHRLGLHVVAEGVEDPREVRVLRSLGCDTAQGYLYGRPAPAEQLSPELLETTRPSWRWVPAQRVAGPASAGRGSSSG from the coding sequence GTGCTGCATCCCCGCACGACCGCCTCGCGCGGTCCGCGCGGTGCCCGCGCGTGGCGCTCCAGCAGCCCCGCCCTCTCCGGACGCGTCTGGGACCAGCGCCACCGCACGGTCACGGGCGGGCTCGCGCTCCTGGTGCTGGCCCTGGCCGCGTGGCCCGCGGCGGGCCTGCCGGTCTCCGACGCCTTCGCGCCGCGGGCCCACCTGGTGGCGCTGGGGCTGCTCTGCGCCTGTCTGCTCGTCGCGGTGCTCCGCTGGCGCGCCCTGTCGGAGCCCGTGGCGCGCGGCGTCCGCTCGGTGGCCGCCTCGGTCGGGTGCTTCGGCGCGGCCTGCCTGGCGACGGCGGTGACCGGCGGCTCCTCGGAGGCGCACTTCCTCTTCTTCATCCTCGTGCCGCTGGTGGCCCTGTACGAGACCGTGCTGCCGTTCGCGGTGGCCGTCGCGCTCGTCGTCGTCGAGCACGGGGTCGTGGGGACGCTGCACCCCGAGGCCGTCTTCGGCCACCACCACACCGCGCACGACGTCTGGTCTGCGGCGGCCTTGCACGGAGGGCTGTTCGCCCTCGGCTGCGCGGGGTCGTTGATGGCGTGGGGCGGCGCCCGCGCGGCGCGGCGCAGGGCCAGCGCCGTCGTCGCCGAGCTCAGCCACCGCGCCTGCCACGACGAGCTCACCGGGCTGCCCAACCGCTCGGGCCTGGCGCAGGCACTGGAGAGGGCGCTCACCGAGGACGCCCGGGAGCTGGCCGTGGTGGTGGTGGACCTGGACCGCTTCAAGGAGATCAACGACACCCTCGGCCACGACGTCGGTGACCAGCTGCTGCAGGGCGTCTCGCGGATCGGGCTCGACGTCGTCGGTGACCGGGGCCTGCTCGCCCGCCTCGGCGGCGACGAGTTCGCGCTCGTGCTGCCGGGCACCGGCGGGGAGGCGGCGCGCGCCGTCGCCGAGCAGCTCCGCGAGCAGGTGCGTGAGCGGGCGACCGCCGCCGGGATCGCCCTGGACCTCGACCTGTCGGCGGGGGTCGCGGTGCACCCCGCCCGGACCGCCGGAGGGCTGCCCTCCCGTGAGGACCCGCGAGCGACCAGCCGGGAGCTGCTCCGCCACGCCGACATCGCCATGTACGCCGCCAAGCGGGCCGGCGGCGGAGCCGTCACCTACGACGCCTCCGTCCACGACCACCACAGCGCCCTGCGCCTCGAGCTCGCCCGCGAGCTGCGCACCGCTGTGGCCCAGCGCGAGCAGCTCGTGCTGCACTACCAGCCGCAGGTGAGCCTCAGCAGCGGCCGCGACGACGGCCGCGACCCTTCTCGCGCCGTGCTGACGGGGGTGGAGGCGCTGGTGCGCTGGCAGCACCCGACCCACGGGTTCCTCCCGCCGTGCGAGTTCCTGCCGCTGCTGGAGCAGACCGACCTGGCGCACCCGTTCACCGCGCTGGTCATCGACACGGCCCTCGACCAGGCCCAGCGCTGGCACCTCGCCGGCTACGAGGTCCCGGTGGCGGTGAACGCGTCAGCCCAGTGCTTCACCCACCCCGGCTTCGTCGAGCAGGTCGCCCGGGCGCTGCACCGCAGAGCGCTGCCGGCGCGGCTCCTGCGGGTGGAGATCACCGAGGAGGCGCTCGTCGTGGACCCCGGGCGGGCCGCGACCGTCATCTCCGACCTCCGCGGCCTGGGCGTCTCGACGTCCATCGACGACTTCGGCACGGGCTACTCCTCGCTGTCGTACCTGCGCCGCCTGCCGGTGGACGAGCTCAAGCTCGACCGCTCCTTCGTGACCGGGCTCGGCGCGGACGGGCCGGGTGTCCCAGGAGCCCCGGCGGGGGAGCCCCGGGGTGACGAGGTGCTCGTCGCCTCCGTCGTGGACCTCGCACACCGCCTGGGCCTGCACGTCGTGGCCGAGGGCGTGGAGGACCCGCGGGAGGTGCGCGTGCTGCGGTCCCTGGGCTGCGACACCGCCCAGGGCTACCTGTACGGCAGGCCGGCACCCGCGGAGCAGCTGTCACCCGAGCTGCTGGAGACCACCCGCCCCAGCTGGCGGTGGGTGCCGGCTCAGCGGGTCGCCGGGCCCGCCTCGGCGGGCCGGGGCTCGTCCTCGGGGTAG
- a CDS encoding SpoIIE family protein phosphatase, with protein sequence MDGSATQAQAPDVAAAHELDRARLVVATEAAQLGLWDWDLTTDALGWDSRSRAMYGQTHMPLTGLVGDINRTIHPDDQVAVAEVLERAIDERGTLEVEFRTLQPDGSERVVYARGQVLVDARGAAVRMVGTNADVTELRRSQRQAAQDAERLSRLVEVARALGDAESEQAVLDVVNQAATSVFGASTAALVLQTGQSGPRALRTLTASYDSGFSASVAELAADTPLPAVDSAVSGRSWFVPARAQAPQRFTAGAAVWEASGTDAVGCVPLESDAGVFGALSVGFSGPQPWREPDQQVLTTFGALTSQALRRIWARAAELRALRAAQRSAAQQTALVALAQSLELAEDEEEVLAVVTGGGVSLLGARGAVLCLSAGADEEGGLRALTTSFFAETVRSEVSQLPAGFPLPMVDAASTGRAHFLPDRAAALALFPGREEITGALYEAAGTHASAALPLTDAGAVVGSLSVALDVEHTWTADEQALLHAFTSLTATALSRIHAQEAERAANAAVRRFSETLQRSLLTRPPEPDHLHLAVRYLPAATEAQVGGDWYDAFVVGDGATSIVVGDVTGHDREAAAAMGQMRNLLRGIAHVSGAEPAHVLASLDAAVRDLDVGAMATVVLVKVVQTPEMRLRGERLLRWSNAGHPPPLLVGPDGRARYLEHDPDLLIGLLPEVPRTAHEVPLEPGSTLLLFSDGLVERRGAPLEQGLAWLASTVEGLHERTVEEICDELLRQVGDRVEDDVAIVALRAYPEDEPRPAEAGPATR encoded by the coding sequence ATGGACGGCTCAGCGACCCAGGCGCAGGCGCCGGACGTCGCCGCCGCCCACGAGCTGGACCGCGCCCGCCTGGTGGTCGCCACCGAAGCCGCTCAGCTGGGCCTGTGGGACTGGGACCTCACCACGGACGCGCTCGGGTGGGACTCCCGCAGCCGCGCCATGTACGGCCAGACCCACATGCCGCTGACCGGTCTGGTGGGCGACATCAACCGCACCATCCACCCCGACGACCAGGTCGCCGTGGCCGAGGTGCTGGAACGCGCCATCGACGAGCGCGGCACGCTCGAGGTCGAGTTCCGCACCCTGCAGCCCGACGGGAGCGAGCGGGTGGTCTACGCCCGCGGGCAGGTGCTGGTCGACGCCAGGGGCGCCGCCGTGCGGATGGTCGGCACCAACGCCGACGTCACGGAGCTGCGCCGCTCCCAGCGCCAGGCCGCCCAAGACGCCGAGCGGCTGAGCCGCCTGGTCGAGGTGGCCCGGGCCCTGGGGGACGCCGAGTCCGAGCAGGCGGTGCTGGACGTGGTCAACCAGGCCGCCACCAGCGTCTTCGGCGCCTCGACGGCAGCGCTGGTGCTGCAGACCGGGCAGAGCGGTCCGCGGGCGCTGCGCACGCTCACCGCCTCCTACGACAGCGGCTTCAGCGCCTCCGTGGCCGAGCTGGCCGCCGACACCCCGCTGCCCGCCGTCGACTCCGCCGTCAGCGGCCGCAGCTGGTTCGTCCCGGCCCGCGCCCAGGCACCGCAGCGCTTCACCGCCGGCGCGGCGGTCTGGGAGGCCTCCGGCACCGACGCCGTCGGCTGCGTGCCGCTGGAGTCCGACGCCGGCGTGTTCGGGGCGCTGTCGGTGGGCTTCTCCGGGCCCCAGCCGTGGCGCGAGCCGGACCAGCAGGTCCTCACCACCTTCGGCGCGCTGACCTCGCAGGCGCTGCGGCGGATCTGGGCCCGCGCGGCCGAGCTCCGGGCGCTGCGCGCGGCGCAGCGGTCGGCGGCGCAGCAGACGGCGCTCGTGGCGCTGGCCCAGTCCCTCGAGCTGGCCGAGGACGAGGAGGAGGTCCTCGCCGTCGTCACCGGCGGCGGCGTCAGCCTGCTCGGAGCCCGCGGAGCGGTCCTGTGCCTCAGCGCCGGGGCGGACGAGGAGGGTGGCCTGCGCGCCCTCACCACCAGCTTCTTCGCCGAGACCGTCCGCTCCGAGGTCTCCCAGCTCCCCGCCGGGTTCCCGCTGCCCATGGTCGACGCCGCCAGCACCGGCCGCGCGCACTTCCTGCCCGACCGCGCCGCCGCCCTGGCCCTCTTCCCGGGGCGCGAGGAGATCACGGGTGCGCTCTACGAGGCGGCGGGCACGCACGCCTCGGCAGCCCTGCCGCTCACCGACGCCGGTGCCGTGGTCGGCTCCCTGTCGGTGGCCCTCGACGTCGAGCACACCTGGACCGCGGACGAGCAGGCGCTGCTGCACGCGTTCACCTCGCTGACGGCCACCGCCCTCTCCCGCATCCACGCGCAGGAGGCCGAGCGCGCCGCCAACGCCGCGGTCCGCCGCTTCTCCGAGACGCTGCAGCGGAGCCTGCTCACGCGGCCGCCCGAGCCCGACCACCTGCACCTGGCCGTCCGCTACCTGCCCGCCGCCACCGAGGCCCAGGTGGGCGGCGACTGGTACGACGCCTTCGTGGTGGGAGACGGCGCCACGAGCATCGTCGTCGGGGACGTCACCGGCCACGACCGCGAAGCGGCAGCGGCGATGGGCCAGATGCGCAACCTGCTGCGCGGCATCGCGCACGTCAGCGGTGCGGAGCCGGCGCACGTGCTCGCCAGCCTCGACGCCGCCGTGCGCGACCTGGACGTCGGCGCCATGGCCACGGTGGTGCTGGTCAAGGTGGTGCAGACGCCCGAGATGCGCCTGAGGGGTGAGCGCCTCCTGCGCTGGTCCAACGCCGGGCACCCGCCGCCGCTGCTGGTCGGCCCGGACGGCCGCGCCCGCTACCTCGAGCACGACCCCGACCTGCTCATCGGGCTGCTGCCCGAGGTCCCGCGGACCGCGCACGAGGTGCCGCTGGAGCCGGGCTCCACGCTGCTGCTCTTCAGCGACGGCCTGGTGGAGCGGCGCGGCGCTCCCCTCGAGCAGGGCCTGGCGTGGCTGGCGAGCACCGTCGAGGGGCTGCACGAGCGCACGGTCGAGGAGATCTGCGACGAGCTGCTCCGCCAGGTGGGAGACCGGGTGGAGGACGACGTCGCCATCGTGGCGCTGCGCGCCTACCCCGAGGACGAGCCCCGGCCCGCCGAGGCGGGCCCGGCGACCCGCTGA